The following are encoded in a window of Flavobacterium cupriresistens genomic DNA:
- a CDS encoding DUF4262 domain-containing protein: protein MTSEKKHNCIDSDQLIENAKNNIEKYGLQVIIIEATDYLPSFAYSIGFWQKYRHPEIICFGLSNSLLQTLINNVAEIIKENESIIEGKNYPDIFENARAEFLKVHPDNISDYFGSAINFYEKEDFPAFQLVWTDRNDKFPWEENFEEEFRHKQPLLDRNNNFKFIEPKNLATFTTKQWLEGKSVVRVVHDHDGDWLFFTDDEVSIEDSVIVALEQLITKDNTLNQVFDLEYGEEAERRFIGDKWIRNKFEPDDE from the coding sequence ATGACTTCAGAAAAAAAACATAATTGTATAGATTCTGATCAATTGATTGAGAATGCAAAGAATAATATTGAAAAATATGGTCTTCAAGTTATAATTATAGAAGCAACTGATTATTTGCCATCATTTGCCTATAGTATAGGATTTTGGCAGAAATACAGACATCCTGAAATAATTTGTTTTGGATTATCCAATTCTCTTCTTCAAACTTTAATCAATAATGTTGCTGAAATAATTAAAGAAAATGAATCTATAATTGAAGGAAAAAACTACCCGGATATTTTTGAAAATGCCAGAGCTGAATTTTTAAAAGTTCACCCTGATAATATATCTGATTATTTTGGTAGTGCCATCAATTTCTATGAAAAAGAAGATTTTCCAGCTTTTCAGTTGGTTTGGACAGATCGAAATGATAAATTTCCTTGGGAGGAAAATTTTGAAGAGGAATTTCGTCATAAACAACCTTTGCTTGATAGAAATAATAATTTTAAATTTATAGAGCCTAAAAATTTAGCTACTTTCACAACGAAACAATGGCTCGAAGGAAAGTCAGTTGTTAGAGTTGTCCATGATCATGATGGAGATTGGCTTTTTTTTACTGATGATGAAGTTTCAATAGAAGATAGTGTAATTGTTGCGTTAGAACAATTAATCACAAAAGACAATACTTTGAATCAAGTTTTTGATCTTGAATACGGGGAAGAAGCTGAAAGACGATTTATTGGTGATAAATGGATTAGAAATAAATTTGAACCAGATGATGAGTAG
- a CDS encoding GNAT family N-acetyltransferase codes for MMSSNTVQITPYSSDLKEAIKTLNLEWLEKYFKVEEKDEIVLSDPQRYIIDKGGMIFYAKYNDEVVGTYSLIKTDATTFELGKMAISERAQGLGIGNKMLVHCMAVAKENRIKKLFLYSNRILLPAIHLYEKFGFTEIPLEEGVYERADIKMEKILT; via the coding sequence ATGATGAGTAGTAATACAGTACAAATAACTCCCTATTCCTCTGACTTAAAAGAGGCAATCAAAACCTTAAATTTGGAATGGCTTGAAAAGTATTTCAAAGTCGAAGAAAAAGACGAAATAGTGCTTTCGGACCCACAGCGCTATATTATTGATAAAGGCGGAATGATTTTTTATGCGAAATACAACGATGAGGTTGTTGGAACCTATTCGCTGATTAAAACAGATGCAACCACATTTGAGTTAGGGAAAATGGCCATTTCAGAACGAGCACAAGGCTTGGGAATTGGAAACAAAATGCTGGTGCATTGTATGGCTGTAGCCAAAGAGAATCGCATTAAAAAGCTGTTTTTATATTCCAATAGAATTTTACTTCCGGCAATTCATCTCTATGAAAAATTTGGTTTTACCGAAATTCCATTAGAAGAAGGAGTGTACGAAAGAGCCGATATAAAAATGGAAAAAATACTGACCTGA
- a CDS encoding alanine dehydrogenase, with translation MSITLTPFTKQQLLPQEEKLEIGRFKRELFIGIPKETSYQERRICLTPDAVNSLTYEGHRVMIESGAGESSSYSDKEYADAGAEVTKDTKRVFGCPMLLKVEPPTLAEIEMINPETIIISAIQLKTKKKAYFEALSLKKITALAFEYIKDEDGSYPAVKSLSEIAGTASILIAAELMITDEFGKGLLFGNITGVPPTEVVILGAGTVGEFAAKTAIGLGANVKVFDNSITKLRRLQNNLNQRIFTSTIQQKALLKALRRCDVAIGAMRGKERCPIVVTETMMEHMKKGAVIVDVSIDTGGCFESSEVTTHEKPTFIKSNVLHYCVPNIPSRYSKTASLSISNMLTPYLLQIAEEGGLESSIRCNKGLKNGVYLYHGILTNKAIGEWFDLPDNDINLLVF, from the coding sequence ATGTCAATTACCTTAACTCCATTTACGAAACAACAATTGTTGCCACAAGAAGAAAAACTTGAAATTGGCCGATTTAAAAGAGAGCTTTTTATTGGGATTCCAAAAGAAACAAGTTATCAGGAACGTCGTATTTGTTTAACGCCGGATGCGGTAAATTCATTGACGTATGAAGGGCACCGCGTGATGATTGAATCGGGTGCGGGAGAAAGCTCCAGTTACTCCGATAAAGAATATGCAGATGCGGGTGCTGAAGTAACAAAAGATACGAAAAGGGTTTTCGGCTGTCCGATGCTTCTTAAAGTAGAACCACCAACTTTAGCCGAAATCGAAATGATCAATCCCGAAACGATTATCATTTCTGCCATTCAGCTTAAAACAAAAAAGAAAGCTTATTTTGAAGCTTTATCCTTAAAAAAGATAACCGCACTTGCGTTTGAATATATTAAAGACGAAGACGGTTCTTATCCGGCCGTAAAATCATTAAGCGAAATTGCGGGAACTGCTTCTATACTTATTGCCGCAGAATTAATGATTACCGACGAATTCGGAAAAGGGCTTTTATTCGGAAACATTACCGGCGTCCCTCCTACTGAAGTTGTTATTTTAGGAGCCGGAACTGTTGGCGAATTTGCTGCCAAAACAGCTATTGGTCTGGGAGCAAATGTAAAAGTTTTTGACAATTCAATTACCAAATTACGTCGTTTGCAGAACAATCTAAACCAGCGAATCTTTACGTCTACCATTCAACAAAAAGCCTTATTAAAAGCGTTAAGACGTTGTGATGTAGCGATTGGTGCGATGCGTGGTAAAGAACGTTGTCCGATTGTAGTGACCGAAACCATGATGGAACATATGAAAAAAGGAGCCGTAATTGTTGATGTTAGCATTGATACAGGCGGTTGTTTTGAAAGTTCTGAAGTCACAACACACGAAAAACCAACTTTTATTAAGAGTAATGTTTTGCATTATTGCGTGCCTAATATTCCTTCAAGATATTCCAAAACAGCCTCACTTTCAATAAGTAATATGCTAACTCCTTACCTGCTTCAGATAGCCGAAGAGGGTGGTTTGGAAAGCTCTATACGATGCAATAAAGGACTAAAAAACGGAGTTTATTTGTATCACGGAATCCTAACTAACAAAGCAATTGGCGAGTGGTTTGATTTACCGGATAACGATATTAATTTACTTGTATTTTAA
- a CDS encoding DUF4258 domain-containing protein — MKFVHRFAYYLIGLIMGCFFVALVFSGKDTRCNYFPNARVLNSLRTKPFQYSEKAIQTLNEKWVDTADVKNTLTFGDVDFDQSNVPFKKGKLYVIEGKTAKNQEIVLKVINYENKAILEEITKK, encoded by the coding sequence ATGAAGTTTGTACATCGTTTTGCTTATTATTTGATTGGTCTGATTATGGGATGCTTTTTTGTAGCCCTTGTTTTTAGTGGAAAAGATACCAGATGCAACTATTTTCCAAACGCCAGAGTTTTGAACAGTTTACGTACAAAACCATTTCAATATTCCGAAAAAGCAATTCAGACTTTAAATGAAAAATGGGTTGATACTGCTGATGTAAAAAACACATTGACATTTGGAGACGTTGATTTCGATCAGAGTAATGTGCCTTTCAAAAAAGGAAAACTATACGTTATTGAAGGTAAAACTGCAAAAAATCAGGAAATTGTCTTAAAAGTAATCAACTACGAGAACAAAGCAATCTTAGAAGAAATTACAAAAAAATAG
- a CDS encoding uracil-DNA glycosylase — protein MKITLSSDWQTVLADEIQKTYFTELTAALEAEYQTQVCYPPTELIFSAFNTCDFKNLKVVLIGQDPYHGEGEANGLSFSVNDTVKIPPSLRNIYRELSTDLDSIFMPTSGNLEKWAKQGVLLLNASLTVRKDSPNSHKHLKWNLFTDAVIQTISDQKENIVFLLWGAFAQKKGSKIDRSKHFVLESGHPSPMSANQGKWFGNKHFSKTNAFLSSKGIPEIEWL, from the coding sequence ATGAAAATTACTCTTTCTTCAGATTGGCAAACCGTTTTGGCAGACGAAATTCAAAAGACTTATTTTACGGAATTAACCGCTGCTTTAGAGGCCGAATATCAAACGCAGGTCTGCTATCCACCAACAGAATTGATTTTCTCCGCCTTTAATACTTGTGATTTCAAAAACTTAAAGGTAGTTCTTATTGGCCAGGATCCTTACCATGGAGAAGGAGAAGCAAACGGTTTGAGCTTTTCGGTGAATGATACTGTTAAAATACCACCTTCTTTGCGCAATATTTACAGAGAATTAAGCACTGATTTAGATTCGATTTTTATGCCAACTTCGGGTAATTTAGAAAAATGGGCAAAGCAGGGCGTTTTGCTTTTAAATGCGTCATTAACCGTTCGAAAAGACAGTCCGAACAGTCATAAACATTTAAAATGGAATCTTTTTACAGATGCTGTAATTCAGACCATTTCCGATCAAAAAGAAAACATTGTCTTTTTATTGTGGGGTGCTTTTGCGCAGAAAAAAGGATCAAAAATTGATCGATCCAAACATTTCGTTTTAGAATCAGGACATCCGTCACCAATGAGTGCTAATCAAGGGAAATGGTTCGGGAACAAACACTTTAGTAAAACCAATGCGTTTTTGAGCTCTAAAGGAATTCCTGAGATAGAATGGTTGTAA
- a CDS encoding endonuclease MutS2 encodes MISITEKTLQDLQFPTVLETISAGCNTDIGKQKALEITPFRDKETLMQALMQTSEYVSSFENNNAIPNHGFDAITHEIKFLAIEDSFLEVGSFRKIATLSSTSNFLLNFLKKFDDYYPNLNTRASRVEYTKDIVTLVDAIVDKYGEIKDNASPALLSIRQSMNIVRGKVNQSFGAALTHNNSLGYLDDIKESFVQNRRVLAVLAMYRRKVKGSILGSSKTGSIAYIEPEATLQYSRELSNLEYEEKEEITRILKQLSNEIRPYLPLLIEYQEFLSDIDVVAGKAKYANRINGILPTITEDRRLFFREAYHPILYLNNKQKNEITHPQTIELKQDNRIIVISGPNAGGKTISLKTVGLLQLMLQSGMLIPVHERSETFLFDRILTDIGDNQSIENHLSTYSYRLKNMNYFLKKCNKKTMFLIDEFGTGSDPELGGALAEIFLEEFYHREAFGIITTHYSNLKILANELPFATNANMMFDEKSLEPMYKLALGQAGSSFTFEVALKNGIPFGLINRAKKKIEVGKVRFDKTIATLQKERSKLEKTSINLKEEETRAREEGKKMENINVKIKQKLESYQELYDSNQKTIYIGQKIEDISEKYFNNKNKKELIGEFLKIVEIENSKRKKATPKETKAIIEKKKEVIAEITVQVEEIRKEKKEKKLKPVIEKPKPILKVGDRVRMQDGRSVGSIDSIEKNKATVNYGIFTSKVSLDELELVEAVKK; translated from the coding sequence ATGATATCCATTACTGAAAAAACATTACAAGATTTACAATTTCCAACAGTGCTTGAAACCATTTCAGCAGGCTGTAATACAGATATTGGAAAACAAAAAGCTTTAGAAATAACTCCTTTTAGAGATAAAGAAACTTTGATGCAGGCTTTAATGCAAACATCAGAATACGTTTCGTCATTTGAGAATAATAATGCGATTCCAAATCATGGTTTTGATGCCATTACGCATGAAATCAAATTCTTGGCTATCGAGGACAGTTTTCTTGAAGTGGGCAGTTTTAGAAAAATTGCAACACTTTCGTCGACATCTAATTTTCTATTGAATTTCCTTAAGAAATTTGATGATTATTATCCAAATTTAAATACCAGAGCTTCAAGAGTCGAATACACCAAAGATATTGTTACTTTGGTTGATGCGATTGTAGATAAATATGGAGAAATAAAAGACAATGCTTCACCGGCACTTTTGAGTATTCGTCAGAGCATGAATATTGTTCGAGGCAAAGTAAATCAGAGTTTTGGCGCGGCGCTTACACATAACAACAGCCTTGGTTACTTGGATGATATCAAAGAAAGTTTCGTTCAGAACCGTAGGGTTTTGGCCGTTCTTGCCATGTATCGCCGTAAGGTAAAAGGTTCTATTCTGGGAAGTTCAAAAACCGGAAGTATTGCCTATATTGAACCAGAAGCAACTTTGCAATATTCACGTGAACTAAGCAATCTGGAATACGAAGAAAAAGAAGAAATTACTCGAATTCTGAAGCAATTATCGAATGAGATTCGTCCGTATTTGCCGCTTTTAATTGAATATCAGGAATTTTTAAGTGATATTGATGTTGTAGCAGGAAAGGCAAAATATGCCAATAGAATTAACGGAATTTTACCAACCATTACAGAAGATAGAAGGTTATTTTTCAGAGAAGCGTATCATCCTATTTTGTATTTGAATAACAAACAAAAAAACGAAATTACGCATCCGCAAACCATTGAATTAAAACAGGACAATCGAATTATTGTTATTTCGGGACCCAATGCGGGAGGTAAAACAATCTCGCTAAAAACAGTTGGTTTATTACAATTGATGCTGCAATCCGGTATGTTGATTCCGGTTCACGAAAGAAGTGAAACCTTCTTATTTGATCGAATTCTAACGGATATTGGAGACAATCAATCGATAGAAAATCACCTGAGTACTTATAGTTACCGATTGAAAAATATGAATTATTTCTTGAAAAAATGCAACAAGAAAACCATGTTTTTAATTGATGAGTTTGGTACCGGATCTGACCCTGAACTTGGTGGAGCTTTAGCAGAAATTTTCCTGGAAGAGTTCTATCACCGTGAAGCATTCGGAATCATTACGACACATTATTCTAATTTGAAAATTTTAGCAAACGAATTGCCTTTTGCGACGAATGCCAATATGATGTTTGATGAAAAATCATTAGAACCAATGTACAAACTGGCGCTTGGTCAGGCGGGAAGTTCTTTTACTTTTGAAGTAGCGTTAAAAAACGGAATCCCATTTGGACTGATTAATCGTGCGAAAAAGAAAATCGAAGTCGGAAAAGTTCGTTTTGATAAAACCATAGCCACACTTCAAAAAGAGCGTTCTAAGCTTGAAAAAACTTCTATCAACCTTAAAGAAGAAGAAACAAGAGCCCGTGAAGAAGGTAAAAAAATGGAAAATATCAATGTAAAAATCAAACAAAAACTGGAAAGCTATCAGGAATTGTACGACAGCAACCAGAAAACCATTTACATTGGACAAAAAATTGAAGACATTTCGGAGAAATATTTCAACAACAAAAACAAAAAAGAACTGATTGGTGAATTTTTGAAAATTGTAGAAATTGAAAATTCAAAACGCAAAAAAGCAACTCCAAAAGAAACCAAAGCGATAATTGAGAAGAAAAAAGAAGTTATTGCTGAAATTACGGTACAGGTAGAAGAAATCAGAAAAGAGAAAAAAGAAAAGAAACTTAAACCGGTTATCGAAAAACCAAAACCAATCTTAAAAGTCGGAGATCGCGTAAGAATGCAAGACGGAAGATCGGTTGGAAGTATTGACTCAATCGAAAAAAATAAAGCAACGGTGAACTATGGAATTTTTACTTCGAAAGTAAGTTTAGATGAATTAGAATTGGTTGAAGCTGTGAAGAAGTAA
- a CDS encoding thiol-disulfide oxidoreductase DCC family protein encodes MLNFPKNKKIILFDGVCNLCNSAVQYIIKHDTKDIFRFVALQSELGISICKHLGVSFSKMDSIILYNPGVSYFYKSSAAIEIAKNFGGFWKLISIFRIIPIFMSDYIYDYIAKNRYNWYGKKESCMIPSAEIKAKFL; translated from the coding sequence ATGCTCAATTTTCCAAAAAATAAAAAAATAATTCTTTTTGACGGAGTCTGTAACTTATGCAATTCAGCTGTACAATATATTATCAAACACGATACGAAGGACATTTTTAGATTTGTGGCATTGCAATCGGAATTAGGGATTTCAATATGCAAACATCTAGGTGTAAGTTTCTCTAAAATGGATAGTATTATTTTATACAATCCGGGTGTCTCCTATTTTTATAAATCTTCAGCAGCTATAGAAATTGCCAAAAATTTTGGAGGATTTTGGAAATTGATTTCTATTTTCAGAATCATTCCCATTTTTATGAGTGATTACATTTATGATTATATTGCTAAAAATCGATACAATTGGTACGGCAAAAAAGAAAGTTGTATGATTCCTAGTGCTGAGATTAAGGCGAAGTTTCTTTAA
- a CDS encoding DUF885 domain-containing protein: MKKLFVSVCAATVLLSCNKSAKTAENTPLDKKFEHYKEGFVTSLWEINPDWASNVGYHKFDNVLVIPDSKEEKKQLDFATAQLDSLKQYTIEELSDKNKTDFYMIKNHLEDIIFSAKELKSGEWNPSEYNVCGSFAEILNGNYDTLEVRLRAFNTKMNGIPAFYEAAKKNIKNPTVEHTQLAIDQNLGGSSVFEGELSEALKKSKLTAEEKKEILEKAKVSVKAIADYADWLKKLPNKTPRSFRLGAELYAKKFNFDIQSGYNVDQIYKIAVDHKKDLHDKMFVIADKLWTKYKGTAPKPTDKLDLIKQVIDKISLQHTTPEKFQSEIEKQIPELTAYVKAKDLLYIDPSKPLVVRKEPAYMAGVAGASISAPGPYDKNANTYYNVGSMSGWTAENAESYLREYNDYILQILNIHEAVPGHYTQLVYSNQSPSIIKSILGNGAMVEGWAVYAEKMMLESGYKNSDEMWLMYYKWNLRATCNTILDISVHTKNMSKEAALDLLIKEAFQQQAEADGKWKRVTLSQVQLCSYFTGYTEIYNLREELKKQQGKDFNLKQFHEKFLSFGSAPVKYIKELMLSKE, translated from the coding sequence ATGAAAAAACTGTTTGTTTCTGTTTGTGCGGCTACAGTACTTTTGTCTTGCAATAAAAGTGCTAAAACCGCTGAAAACACCCCTTTAGATAAGAAATTCGAGCATTATAAAGAGGGCTTTGTAACCTCTTTATGGGAAATAAATCCGGATTGGGCTTCCAATGTCGGCTACCATAAATTTGATAATGTTTTGGTAATTCCGGACAGCAAAGAAGAAAAAAAGCAACTTGATTTTGCTACAGCACAATTAGATTCTTTAAAACAATATACTATTGAAGAGTTATCCGATAAGAATAAAACTGATTTTTACATGATAAAAAATCATTTAGAGGATATTATTTTCAGCGCTAAAGAATTAAAATCCGGAGAATGGAACCCTTCTGAATATAATGTTTGTGGTTCTTTTGCAGAAATTCTTAACGGAAATTACGATACTTTAGAAGTTCGTTTAAGAGCTTTTAATACTAAAATGAACGGAATTCCGGCTTTTTATGAAGCTGCAAAAAAGAATATCAAAAACCCAACTGTAGAACACACCCAACTTGCAATAGACCAGAACTTAGGCGGTTCAAGTGTCTTTGAAGGAGAGTTAAGTGAGGCTTTGAAAAAAAGTAAATTAACTGCCGAAGAGAAAAAAGAGATTCTTGAGAAAGCAAAAGTATCGGTAAAAGCGATCGCAGATTATGCAGACTGGTTGAAAAAATTACCAAACAAAACACCACGTTCTTTTAGATTAGGAGCGGAATTGTATGCTAAAAAATTCAATTTTGACATTCAATCAGGTTATAATGTCGATCAAATTTATAAAATAGCCGTTGATCACAAAAAAGATCTTCACGATAAGATGTTTGTTATAGCAGATAAACTTTGGACAAAATACAAAGGAACTGCTCCAAAACCAACTGATAAATTAGATCTAATCAAACAGGTTATTGATAAAATCTCCTTGCAACACACTACACCTGAAAAGTTTCAATCAGAAATTGAAAAACAAATTCCTGAATTGACTGCTTATGTAAAAGCAAAAGATTTATTGTATATTGATCCGTCAAAACCACTGGTAGTACGTAAAGAACCTGCTTATATGGCGGGAGTTGCAGGAGCTTCTATTTCTGCACCAGGTCCTTATGACAAAAATGCAAACACCTATTATAATGTTGGTAGTATGTCTGGTTGGACAGCAGAAAATGCAGAAAGTTATTTGCGCGAATACAACGATTATATTCTTCAAATTCTAAACATTCACGAAGCTGTTCCGGGACATTACACCCAATTGGTTTACAGTAATCAATCTCCAAGTATCATAAAATCAATTTTAGGAAATGGTGCAATGGTCGAAGGATGGGCGGTTTATGCTGAAAAAATGATGTTGGAAAGTGGTTATAAAAACTCAGACGAAATGTGGTTGATGTACTATAAATGGAATCTAAGAGCCACTTGTAACACCATTTTAGATATCAGCGTTCATACTAAAAACATGTCTAAAGAAGCGGCTCTTGACTTACTGATCAAAGAAGCTTTTCAACAACAAGCCGAAGCTGACGGAAAATGGAAACGTGTCACCTTATCTCAGGTTCAATTGTGTTCTTATTTTACGGGATACACTGAAATTTACAATTTAAGAGAGGAACTTAAAAAACAACAAGGAAAAGATTTTAACCTGAAACAATTTCATGAAAAATTCTTGAGTTTTGGTAGTGCTCCTGTAAAGTACATTAAGGAATTGATGTTATCTAAAGAGTAA